From one Anoplolepis gracilipes chromosome 10, ASM4749672v1, whole genome shotgun sequence genomic stretch:
- the LOC140670045 gene encoding protein-L-isoaspartate(D-aspartate) O-methyltransferase isoform X5 — protein MLTVDRAKYCHESDPYLDRPRRIGYNVTISAPHMHAYALSILSNQLSDGAKALDVGSGSGYLSACMAYMVGSHGRVIGIEHIPELIEISTRNVREDNPHFLKESRIKFIVGDGRLGHAADGPYNAIHVGAAADTLPQELIDQLAPGGRLICPVVAIEGFQRFQDLLQVDKNADGTITKKKLMQVSYVPLTDPTTQLRN, from the exons ATGCTCACTGTGGACAGAGCTAAATATTGTCATGAATCGGATCCTTACCTTGATCGTCCTAGAAGAATTGGTTACAACGTGACAATCAGTGCACCACATATG CATGCATACGCATTGTCAATCCTCTCCAATCAGCTTTCTGATGGCGCCAAGGCACTTGATGTTGGTTCAGGCTCGGGCTATCTATCAGCCTGCATGGCGTACATGGTAGGCTCGCACGGACGCGTAATCGGTATTGAGCATATTCCCGAGCTCATAGAGATTTCCACTAGGAACGTACGCGAGGACAATCCGCATTTTCTTAAGGAAAGCCGTATCAAATTCATTG TGGGAGACGGCAGATTGGGACATGCTGCTGACGGCCCTTACAATGCTATACACGTTGGAGCAGCGGCTGATACTTTACCACAAGAG TTGATAGACCAACTAGCTCCTGGAGGTCGACTAATATGTCCGGTCGTGGCTATAGAAGGTTTCCAGAGGTTTCAAGATCTGCTACAGGTGGACAAGAATGCAGACGGCACGATCACGAAGAAGAAATTAATGCAAGTTTCTTATGTTCCTCTCACAGATCCTACTACTCAATTACGTAATTAG
- the LOC140670047 gene encoding protein-L-isoaspartate(D-aspartate) O-methyltransferase, with product MALMYGRYHGRNNQELVEHLRRSRVIKSDRVFEAMSSVDRGKYTHPTHAYIDSPQGIGYGATISAPHMHAYALELLEEKLHNGGRALDVGSGSGYLTACMAIMTGSNGLAVGIDHIPELRALAEENIRHDHPELLRNGRVELVVGDGRLGYPDRAPYNAIHVGAAAKELPQALIDQLAPGGRLVVPMGPENSDQTLVQIDKTLDGKIKQRPLMGVMYVPLTDRERQYCRS from the exons ATGGCATTAATGTATGGACGTTATCACGGTAGGAACAATCAGGAACTCGTCGAACATCTCAGGC gATCCAGGGTGATTAAATCTGACAGAGTGTTTGAAGCAATGAGTTCTGTAGATAGAGGAAAATATACTCATCCTACTCATGCTTACATAGATTCTCCACAAGGGATTGGTTATGGCGCTACTATTAGTGCTCCACATATg caTGCGTATGCCCTGGAATTGCTTGAAGAGAAATTGCATAATGGCGGAAGAGCACTAGATGTTGGTTCTGGTTCAGGATACTTGACAGCGTGTATGGCCATTATGACAGGCTCAAATGGATTAGCTGTTGGAATCGATCATATTCCAGAACTTCGAGCATTAGCAGAAGAAAATATTCGGCACGACCATCCGGAACTTTTACGTAACGGACGTGTGGAATTAGttg TCGGTGATGGAAGACTAGGGTATCCTGATCGTGCACCATATAACGCTATTCACGTGGGAGCAGCCGCTAAAGAACTACCTCAAGCA TTGATAGATCAATTAGCACCTGGTGGACGTTTAGTTGTGCCGATGGGCCCAGAGAACTCGGATCAAACCTTAGTGCAAATCGACAAAACTCTGGATGGCAAAATCAAACAGCGGCCTCTAATGGGTGTAATGTATGTTCCACTCACTGATAGAGAACGACAGTATTGCCGATCATGA
- the LOC140670623 gene encoding facilitated trehalose transporter Tret1-like yields MEKHEKSLKEPGKLRQFIFTVILNLSTLNYGLMLGWQSPAALELQEPSSVIGSEPMTDDDISWMNGILTLVGTLMTMLLLVIPDKFSRKRFGYVLTLPMILAWLLIIFATEHMYIYVSKALSGITGAGVLFLVANYVSEISCDSIRGITSSIIGLLLNFGILLGYILGGLMSLHTSATIGVILSALFLIAFVFMPESPVYLVRQNCTHEAIKSLKWLKAGDTLAVEQTLLHLQLQIKELGSKKSAKLSDLFRDRATIKGLIIVLGLFIAQQFGGIFAMVSYTETIFKISGSSLSPNMSSIIVGVILLLGSCLSTSLVERAGRRPLALISCAGMCICHCVIGTFCYLQDLQHDVSAYGWIPVTALSIYMIVYALGLSIVPVVLMSEIFNRDVTSIASIVGFIMCWTTSFIMVKIFADLIALLGMHGCFFFLATCCACGFVFCFILVPETKGRTREDIVDELNGGVQHKNNKNINIIGTDSVHATHV; encoded by the exons ATGGAGAAGCATGAGAAATCGCTCAAGGAGCCAGGCAAATTGCGGCAGTTCATCTTCACGGTGATTT TAAATCTATCAACGTTGAATTATGGACTCATGTTGGGATGGCAATCACCCGCAGCTCTAGAACTACAGGAACCATCATCAGTGATAGGAAGCGAACCTATGACGGACGACGATATATCCTGGATGAATGGCATTTTGACCTTGGTGGGCACCTTAATGACTATGTTGCTTTTGGTGATACCAGATAAGTTCAGTCGTAAGAGATTCGGTTATGTGTTAACGTTGCCGATGATACTCGCCTGGCTGTTGATCATTTTCGCCACCGAACACATGTACATTTACGTATCGAAAGCTCTGAGCGGTATCACTGGCGCCGGTGTACTCTTCCTGGTGGCGAACTATGTGTCGGAGATCTCGTGTGACAGCATTCGCGGTATAACATCAAGTATAATAGGACTCTTATTAAATTTCGGAATATTACTGGGATACATCTTAGGCGGCTTGATGTCCTTGCACACCAGCGCTACAATTGGTGTGATTTTGAGCGCGTTGTTCCTCATTGCTTTCGTCTTCATGCCGGAATCGCCAGTATATCTAGTGCGTCAAAATTGTACGCACGAAGCAATTAA ATCGTTGAAATGGTTGAAAGCTGGAGATACTCTAGCGGTAGAACAAACATTGTTGCATCTACAGTTGCAAATTAAAGAGCTCGGTTCCAAAAAATCCGCCAAGTTGTCAGACTTATTTAGAGACAGAGCGACGATTAAAGGATTGATCATCGTCTTGGGTTTATTCATCGCTCAACAATTTGGCGGGATCTTTGCAATg GTCAGTTACACAGAGaccattttcaaaatatccgGCAGTTCATTATCGCCGAATATGTCATCTATCATTGTAGGAGTTATATTGCTCCTTGGTTCGTGTCTGTCGACATCTTTAGTGGAACGTGCGGGTAGACGACCTTTGGCCCTGATATCCTGCGCGGGAATGTGCATATGTCATTGTGTGATCGGCACGTTCTGCTATCTCCAGGACTTACAACATGATGTATCCGCTTATGGTTGGATACCGGTCACAGCACTGTCCATCTACATGATAGTATACGCTTTAGGACTAAGCATCGTACCCGTTGTACTAATGTCCGAAATATTTAACCGCGATGTGACCAGTATAGCCTCGATTGTGGGTTTTATCATGTGCTGGACAACAAGTTTCATCATGGTAAAGATCTTCGCCGATCTCATCGCTTTACTAGGTATGCACGGTTGCTTCTTCTTCCTCGCCACTTGTTGCGCGTGCGGTTTCGTCTTCTGCTTCATACTGGTCCCGGAGACTAAAGGCCGGACGCGCGAGGATATTGTGGACGAGCTCAATGGAGGTGTGCAACATAAAAACAACAAGAACATTAATATCATTGGAACGGACTCAGTGCATGCGACAcacgtgtaa
- the LOC140670045 gene encoding protein-L-isoaspartate(D-aspartate) O-methyltransferase isoform X2 — MALQWHYKSRNGDKTKRDRLFTDAGILATDRAETAMLTVDRAKYCHESDPYLDRPRRIGYNVTISAPHMHAYALSILSNQLSDGAKALDVGSGSGYLSACMAYMVGSHGRVIGIEHIPELIEISTRNVREDNPHFLKESRIKFIVGDGRLGHAADGPYNAIHVGAAADTLPQELIDQLAPGGRLICPVVAIEGFQRFQDLLQVDKNADGTITKKKLMQVSYVPLTDPTTQLRN, encoded by the exons ATGGCACTGCAATGGCACTACAAATCAAGAAATGGTGACAAAACTAAAAG GGACAGATTATTCACAGATGCTGGGATACTGGCAACGGATAGGGCAGAAACCGCAATGCTCACTGTGGACAGAGCTAAATATTGTCATGAATCGGATCCTTACCTTGATCGTCCTAGAAGAATTGGTTACAACGTGACAATCAGTGCACCACATATG CATGCATACGCATTGTCAATCCTCTCCAATCAGCTTTCTGATGGCGCCAAGGCACTTGATGTTGGTTCAGGCTCGGGCTATCTATCAGCCTGCATGGCGTACATGGTAGGCTCGCACGGACGCGTAATCGGTATTGAGCATATTCCCGAGCTCATAGAGATTTCCACTAGGAACGTACGCGAGGACAATCCGCATTTTCTTAAGGAAAGCCGTATCAAATTCATTG TGGGAGACGGCAGATTGGGACATGCTGCTGACGGCCCTTACAATGCTATACACGTTGGAGCAGCGGCTGATACTTTACCACAAGAG TTGATAGACCAACTAGCTCCTGGAGGTCGACTAATATGTCCGGTCGTGGCTATAGAAGGTTTCCAGAGGTTTCAAGATCTGCTACAGGTGGACAAGAATGCAGACGGCACGATCACGAAGAAGAAATTAATGCAAGTTTCTTATGTTCCTCTCACAGATCCTACTACTCAATTACGTAATTAG
- the LOC140670045 gene encoding protein-L-isoaspartate(D-aspartate) O-methyltransferase isoform X3, with amino-acid sequence MALQWHYKSRNGDKTKRLFTDAGILATDRAETAMLTVDRAKYCHESDPYLDRPRRIGYNVTISAPHMHAYALSILSNQLSDGAKALDVGSGSGYLSACMAYMVGSHGRVIGIEHIPELIEISTRNVREDNPHFLKESRIKFIVGDGRLGHAADGPYNAIHVGAAADTLPQELIDQLAPGGRLICPVVAIEGFQRFQDLLQVDKNADGTITKKKLMQVSYVPLTDPTTQLRN; translated from the exons ATGGCACTGCAATGGCACTACAAATCAAGAAATGGTGACAAAACTAAAAG ATTATTCACAGATGCTGGGATACTGGCAACGGATAGGGCAGAAACCGCAATGCTCACTGTGGACAGAGCTAAATATTGTCATGAATCGGATCCTTACCTTGATCGTCCTAGAAGAATTGGTTACAACGTGACAATCAGTGCACCACATATG CATGCATACGCATTGTCAATCCTCTCCAATCAGCTTTCTGATGGCGCCAAGGCACTTGATGTTGGTTCAGGCTCGGGCTATCTATCAGCCTGCATGGCGTACATGGTAGGCTCGCACGGACGCGTAATCGGTATTGAGCATATTCCCGAGCTCATAGAGATTTCCACTAGGAACGTACGCGAGGACAATCCGCATTTTCTTAAGGAAAGCCGTATCAAATTCATTG TGGGAGACGGCAGATTGGGACATGCTGCTGACGGCCCTTACAATGCTATACACGTTGGAGCAGCGGCTGATACTTTACCACAAGAG TTGATAGACCAACTAGCTCCTGGAGGTCGACTAATATGTCCGGTCGTGGCTATAGAAGGTTTCCAGAGGTTTCAAGATCTGCTACAGGTGGACAAGAATGCAGACGGCACGATCACGAAGAAGAAATTAATGCAAGTTTCTTATGTTCCTCTCACAGATCCTACTACTCAATTACGTAATTAG
- the Ent1 gene encoding equilibrative nucleoside transporter 1 — translation MYSINRRPLLGGASDSEFEDDLETEVDDSNITIPDEKPFLKPYEPHDKYNFAYIVFYLLGINTLIPWSFFITADDYWMYKFREIHNVTNLTHTYAELYEQKTDLQASFTSYLSVASALPSTLFLIINAFISKRISLTVRMVGSQCTILLLFIMTTIFVEMNTDKWQNPFLIITLVTVALVNAASAIFGGSLMGIVGKFSPKYITAMSGGQALGGIFTALAEVCSLWIGASPTLSGLVYFIIGDIVLLLSLIVYIVLERTPFFKHHTIEKVPDRSKSDYSINGEVSFSADSNMSYTRIIKRIWHYGISIFLVFFISLAVYPAITVLVESQYKGKGHAWNDIYFVPVVTYLIFSTGDYAGRILSGIFQWPKNNPWLVMFMSVARSVFIPILMFCNAQPRHHLPVYIHSDIYYILITIVFAVTNGYLCNLTFILVPTIVDSQEKEVASAMMGAFLGIGLASGAALSLYMVKAL, via the exons ATGTATTCCATCAATAGAAGACCTTTATTGGGCGGTGCATCTGATAGTGAATTTGAGGATGATTTGGAGACTGAGGTAGATGATTCTAATATTACAATCCCTGATGAGAAACCATTTTTAAAACCATACGAGCCACATGACAA atataattttgcatatattgtattttacttACTTggaataaatacattaatcccatggagtttttttattactgctGATGAT TACTGGATGTATAAATTCAGGGAAATTCATAATGTGACAAACCTTACTCATACGTATGCAGAATTATATGAACAAAAGACAGATCTTCAAGCTAGTTTTACATCTTATTTAAGTGTGGCTAGTGCGTTGCCAAGTActctgtttttaataataaatgcatttattagCAAGAG AATCTCTTTAACTGTAAGGATGGTTGGCTCTCAATGTACAATATTGCTGCTATTTATCATGACAACTATATTTGTAGAAATGAACACAGACAAAT GGCAAAATCCATTCCTAATTATTACTTTAGTGACAGTTGCACTTGTAAATG CTGCAAGTGCCATTTTTGGAGGAAGCTTAATGGGGATAGTGGGCAAATTTTCTCCAAAGTATATAACTGCTATGTCCGGTGGACAAGCCCTTGGTGGAATATTTACAGCACTTGCGGAAGTATGTTCCTTGTGGATAGGCGCTAGTCCGACACTTTCCGGCTTAGTATATTTCATTATCGGTGATATCGTGCTGCTGTTATCATTAATCGTTTACATCGTTTTGGAGAGGACG ccaTTTTTCAAGCATCATACGATAGAAAAAGTACCTGATCGTTCGAAATCCGATTACTCGATAAATGGGGAAGTCAGTTTCTCGGCAGATTCGAATATGTCGTACACACGGATTATAAAGAGGATCTGGCATTATGGCATTAGcatatttcttgtatttttcataTCGCTGGCTGTGTATCCGGCTATAACTGTATTAGTGGAGAGTCAATACAAGGGGAAAGGTCATGCATGGAATG acatatattttgtacctgTGGTGACATATCTCATCTTTAGTACGGGCGATTATGCCGGAAGAATATTATCCGGTATTTTTCAATGG CCGAAAAATAATCCATGGCTCGTGATGTTTATGAGCGTCGCTAGAAGTGTTTTTATACCTATACTCATGTTTTGTAACGCACAACCAAGGCATCACCTGCCTGTTTATATTCACagtgatatatattacatcttgATAACTATCGTGTTTGCCGTAACCAATGgttatctttgtaatttaacgTTTATTCTTGTGCCCAC AATTGTGGACAGCCAAGAGAAGGAAGTTGCATCTGCAATGATGGGAGCTTTTCTGGGTATAGGATTAGCATCTGGTGCAGCGCTTAGCTTGTATATGGTAAAGGctctttaa
- the LOC140670045 gene encoding protein-L-isoaspartate(D-aspartate) O-methyltransferase isoform X4 produces MAWHCNGTTNQEMVTKLKDAGILATDRAETAMLTVDRAKYCHESDPYLDRPRRIGYNVTISAPHMHAYALSILSNQLSDGAKALDVGSGSGYLSACMAYMVGSHGRVIGIEHIPELIEISTRNVREDNPHFLKESRIKFIVGDGRLGHAADGPYNAIHVGAAADTLPQELIDQLAPGGRLICPVVAIEGFQRFQDLLQVDKNADGTITKKKLMQVSYVPLTDPTTQLRN; encoded by the exons ATGGCATGGCACTGCAATGGCACTACAAATCAAGAAATGGTGACAAAACTAAAAG ATGCTGGGATACTGGCAACGGATAGGGCAGAAACCGCAATGCTCACTGTGGACAGAGCTAAATATTGTCATGAATCGGATCCTTACCTTGATCGTCCTAGAAGAATTGGTTACAACGTGACAATCAGTGCACCACATATG CATGCATACGCATTGTCAATCCTCTCCAATCAGCTTTCTGATGGCGCCAAGGCACTTGATGTTGGTTCAGGCTCGGGCTATCTATCAGCCTGCATGGCGTACATGGTAGGCTCGCACGGACGCGTAATCGGTATTGAGCATATTCCCGAGCTCATAGAGATTTCCACTAGGAACGTACGCGAGGACAATCCGCATTTTCTTAAGGAAAGCCGTATCAAATTCATTG TGGGAGACGGCAGATTGGGACATGCTGCTGACGGCCCTTACAATGCTATACACGTTGGAGCAGCGGCTGATACTTTACCACAAGAG TTGATAGACCAACTAGCTCCTGGAGGTCGACTAATATGTCCGGTCGTGGCTATAGAAGGTTTCCAGAGGTTTCAAGATCTGCTACAGGTGGACAAGAATGCAGACGGCACGATCACGAAGAAGAAATTAATGCAAGTTTCTTATGTTCCTCTCACAGATCCTACTACTCAATTACGTAATTAG
- the LOC140670045 gene encoding protein-L-isoaspartate(D-aspartate) O-methyltransferase isoform X1: MAWHCNGTTNQEMVTKLKAIRDRLFTDAGILATDRAETAMLTVDRAKYCHESDPYLDRPRRIGYNVTISAPHMHAYALSILSNQLSDGAKALDVGSGSGYLSACMAYMVGSHGRVIGIEHIPELIEISTRNVREDNPHFLKESRIKFIVGDGRLGHAADGPYNAIHVGAAADTLPQELIDQLAPGGRLICPVVAIEGFQRFQDLLQVDKNADGTITKKKLMQVSYVPLTDPTTQLRN, translated from the exons ATGGCATGGCACTGCAATGGCACTACAAATCAAGAAATGGTGACAAAACTAAAAG CAATTAGGGACAGATTATTCACAGATGCTGGGATACTGGCAACGGATAGGGCAGAAACCGCAATGCTCACTGTGGACAGAGCTAAATATTGTCATGAATCGGATCCTTACCTTGATCGTCCTAGAAGAATTGGTTACAACGTGACAATCAGTGCACCACATATG CATGCATACGCATTGTCAATCCTCTCCAATCAGCTTTCTGATGGCGCCAAGGCACTTGATGTTGGTTCAGGCTCGGGCTATCTATCAGCCTGCATGGCGTACATGGTAGGCTCGCACGGACGCGTAATCGGTATTGAGCATATTCCCGAGCTCATAGAGATTTCCACTAGGAACGTACGCGAGGACAATCCGCATTTTCTTAAGGAAAGCCGTATCAAATTCATTG TGGGAGACGGCAGATTGGGACATGCTGCTGACGGCCCTTACAATGCTATACACGTTGGAGCAGCGGCTGATACTTTACCACAAGAG TTGATAGACCAACTAGCTCCTGGAGGTCGACTAATATGTCCGGTCGTGGCTATAGAAGGTTTCCAGAGGTTTCAAGATCTGCTACAGGTGGACAAGAATGCAGACGGCACGATCACGAAGAAGAAATTAATGCAAGTTTCTTATGTTCCTCTCACAGATCCTACTACTCAATTACGTAATTAG
- the Dpa gene encoding DNA replication licensing factor MCM4 translates to MSSPMRPPRTPVPQDDNGSTNGTPRRQPRTPTSVRAPSIAGTPSTIGSASTRQGTPQRRPGNNPVDTPLRWGGRQAQETIAPSSEGLSSVPLSSPNRLVQTSPLAVGMSEVELSSPLNYGTPSSLASVRTPRSGIRGTPVRQRPDVQSDRRMRQVNLAEIPEEPNAQRTSETENGPQLVIWGTNVVVDQCKEQFKRFILRFIDPEAENDELPENMNLSDPLYLQKLEEIHTLEEPYLNINCAHLEAFDDQLYNRLVCYPQEVIPAFDMTANEMFFERYPAAVLEHQIQVRPYNVTRTRSMRLLNPEDIDQLITITGMVIRTSNIMPEMREAFFKCIVCSFTTTVEIDRGHIAEPTVCTHCNNNYCFNLIHNRSHFSDKQMIKLQESPDDMPAGQTPHTVVLFAHNNLVDAVSPGDRVSVTGIYRALPIRVNPRQSNVRAIYRTHVDVVHFRKQDSKRLYEQEEGKDHAFPPERVELLKLLSQKEDVYERLARHIAPSIYENEDVKKGILLQLFGGTKKEQNKSSKKHFRSEINILLCGDPGTSKSQLLQFVFNLVPRSQYSSGKGSSAVGLTAFVTKDPETRQLVLQTGALVLADNGICCIDEFDKMNDSTRSVLHEVMEQQTLSIAKAGIICQLNARTSILAAANPCESQWNKNKTVIENVMLPHTLMSRFDLIFLMLDPQDEIFDRKLARHLVSLYYKSDLEEEDDIVDMSILRDYIAYAKEHVRPILNEESQQKLIQAYVDMRRVGSGHGQITAYPRQLESLIRLAEAHAKMRFSNVVEIVDVEEAWRLHREALKQSAIDPLSGKIDISILTTGMSLAARKRRQELVEALKKLIKGKDKAPTLNYQKIFTELKESSSMLVTREMFEDALKDLQDNGVVIVTGKNTIRVC, encoded by the exons ATGTCGAGTCCTATGAGACCGCCGAGAACTCCTGTTCCGCAGGATGACAACGGTTCGACGAACGGCACGCCGAGGCGACAACCTCGGACTCCAACCTCTGTCAGAGCTCCTTCGATCGCCGGTACACCTAGCACCATTGGATCCGCGTCTACGAGACAAG GTACGCCTCAGAGGAGACCAGGTAATAATCCGGTGGACACTCCGTTACGATGGGGTGGCCGGCAAGCACAAGAGACCATTGCGCCGTCATCGGAGGGGCTTTCCTCTGTGCCATTGTCTTCTCCGAATCGATTGGTACAAACAAGCCCTCTCGCTGTGGGTATGAGCGAAGTAGAGTTGTCTTCTCCATTGAATTATGGAACACCTAGCTCCTTGGCATCGGTTCGCACTCCCCGCAGTGGTATTAGGGGTACACCTGTGCGACAGAGACCAGATGTTCAGTCTGATAGACGTATGCGACAAGTTAACTTGGCTGAA ATACCAGAAGAACCTAATGCTCAAAGAACATCAGAAACTGAGAATGGTCCACAGTTGGTAATCTGGGGTACAAATGTCGTAGTTGATCAGTGTAAGGAACAATTTAAACGATTTATCTTGCGATTTATCGATCCAGAAGCAGAGAATGACGAATTGCCTGAGAACATGAATCTATCAGATCCGCTTTACTTGCAAAAGCTCGAAGAGATACATACCCTCGAAGAACCTTACTTGAATATAAATTGCGCTCATCTCGAGGCATTTGACGATCAGCTCTACAATCGATTAGTATGTTATCCTCAGGAAGTGATTCCAGCTTTTGACATGACCGCGAATGAAATGTTCTTTGAGAGATATCCCGCGGCAGTGTTGGAGCATCAAATTCAAGTACGGCCCTACAATGTTACCAGAACCAGAAGCATGCGTCTCCTGAATCCAGAAGACATAGATCAATTGATTACGATCACTGGTATGGTCATTAGAACATCAAACATCATGCCGGAGATGCGAGAGGCGTTCTTCAAGTGTATTGTGTGCTCTTTCACGACGACTGTGGAGATCGATAGAGGTCACATAGCCGAGCCTACGGTGTGCACGCATTGCAACAATAATTACTGCTTCAACTTGATACACAATCGTAGTCATTTCTCCGATAAACAAATGATCAAGCTACAAGAATCGCCGGACGATATGCCGGCTGGTCAAACTCCTCATACAGTGGTGCTTTTCgcacataataatttagttgaCGCCGTCTCACCAGGTGACAGAGTTTCCGTCACCGGTATATATCGCGCGTTACCTATACGCGTCAATCCGCGACAGTCCAATGTACGCGCTATCTACAGAACACATGTTGACGTTGTCCACTTCAGGAAACAAGATTCAAAGCG ACTGTACGAGCAAGAAGAGGGTAAGGATCATGCATTTCCACCAGAGAGAGTGGAATTATTAAAACTCTTGTCGCAAAAAGAGGACGTGTACGAACGATTGGCACGGCACATTGCTCCCAGCATCTATGAAAACGAGGATGTGAAGAAGGGAATATTGTTACAGTTATTTGGTGGAACGAAAAAAGAACAGAATAAATCGAGTAAGAAACATTTTCGGTccgaaataaatatacttctGTGTGGAGATCCGGGTACGAGTAAATCGCAGCTGTTACAATTTGTCTTCAATTTGGTACCACGCTCACAGTATAGCAGCGGAAAAG gCTCCAGCGCTGTCGGCTTAACTGCTTTCGTAACGAAAGATCCTGAAACTCGCCAATTAGTACTGCAAACCGGTGCCTTAGTTCTCGCCGATAATGGTATTTGTTGCATCGACGAGTTCGATAAAATGAATGATAGCACGCGCTCGGTGTTGCACGAAGTTATGGAACAACAGACATTGAGTATTGCAAAAGCGGGTATTATTTGTCAGTTGAATGCGAGAACGAGCATTTTGGCAGCAGCCAATCCTTGCGAATCACAatggaacaaaaataaaaca GTGATAGAAAATGTCATGTTACCACATACACTAATGTCACGTTTCGACTTAATTTTTCTCATGCTGGATCCTCAAGACGAGATATTCGACAGAAAACTCGCCAGGCATTTGGTATCACTGTATTATAAATCTGATCTGGAGGAAGAGGATGACATTGTGGACATGAGCATTTTACGTGATTACATAGCATATGCCAAGGAACATGTTCGTCCTATTCTCAATGAGGAGAGTCAACAAAAGTTAATCCAGGCTTACGTTGATATGCGCAGAGTAGGAAGTGGTCACGGGCAAATCACAGCTTATCCGAGACAACTGGAATCATTGATAAGACTCGCAGAGGCACACGCTAAAATGCGATTTAGCAATGTAGTGGAGATTGTAGATGTCGAGGAAGCTTGGAG GTTACATCGAGAGGCGTTAAAGCAATCGGCTATCGATCCACTAAGTGGCAAAATCGATATTAGTATCCTAACGACCGGCATGTCGTTAGCTGCGAGAAAACGTAGGCAAGAACTGGTGGAGGCTTTGAAGAAGCTCATTAAAGGCAAAGATAAGGCACCCACACTAAACTACCAGAAAATTTTCACAGAATTGAAAGAATCATCAAGCATG ttggTGACGCGTGAAATGTTCGAAGACGCTCTGAAAGACTTACAGGATAATGGTGTTGTAATTGTAACTGGCAAAAATACTATTCGTGTTTGTTAa